A genomic region of Trueperaceae bacterium contains the following coding sequences:
- a CDS encoding SDR family oxidoreductase: MGEGGHSGHRRVVAVTGASTGIGRAVVAYLLERGFTVYAGVRRGEDGDSLRVEAEARFGTSDDLRLLFLDVTDEGQVAAAAERVNAELDGGHFHGLVNNAGIATAGPMEFLRLDDLRRQLEVNVVGQVAVAQAFLPLVRERPGRLVFVGSVSGLVSSRLLGAYAASKFALEAVADAFRRELAPHKVKVSVVEPGRIATPIWEKSLEEGLVRMDEMGPKAREYYGELVKDLAAGANFAAKHGTRPEAVARAVYRALSERRMRTRYFVGSDAHFINVLRRVLSDPILDKVVNSSGR; encoded by the coding sequence GTGGGAGAAGGCGGTCACTCCGGCCACAGGCGTGTGGTGGCCGTCACCGGTGCATCTACTGGCATCGGCCGTGCGGTGGTGGCCTACCTGCTCGAGCGGGGGTTCACGGTGTACGCGGGCGTGCGCCGCGGCGAGGACGGCGACTCCCTGCGCGTCGAGGCGGAAGCGCGCTTCGGCACGTCCGACGACTTGCGGCTCCTCTTCCTCGACGTCACTGACGAAGGCCAGGTCGCGGCGGCCGCCGAGCGCGTGAACGCGGAGCTCGACGGCGGGCACTTCCACGGGCTCGTCAACAACGCGGGGATCGCCACAGCCGGTCCCATGGAGTTCCTGCGCCTCGACGACCTGAGGCGGCAGCTCGAGGTCAACGTGGTCGGCCAGGTCGCCGTCGCCCAGGCGTTCCTCCCGCTCGTGCGGGAGCGGCCGGGGCGGCTGGTGTTCGTCGGCTCCGTCTCCGGTCTCGTGTCCTCCAGGCTCCTAGGCGCTTACGCCGCCTCCAAGTTCGCCCTCGAGGCCGTCGCAGACGCGTTCAGACGCGAGCTGGCCCCGCACAAGGTCAAGGTGTCGGTCGTCGAGCCGGGGCGCATCGCCACCCCCATCTGGGAGAAGTCGTTGGAGGAGGGCCTCGTCCGCATGGACGAGATGGGCCCCAAGGCGCGCGAGTACTACGGCGAGCTCGTCAAGGACCTCGCGGCCGGCGCCAACTTCGCCGCCAAGCACGGCACGCGGCCGGAGGCGGTTGCGCGCGCCGTGTACCGCGCCCTCTCGGAGCGGCGGATGCGGACGCGCTACTTCGTGGGCTCCGACGCGCACTTCATCAACGTGCTGAGGCGCGTGCTGTCCGACCCGATCCTCGACAAGGTCGTCAACTCCTCGGGCCGCTGA
- a CDS encoding C45 family peptidase, whose translation MSVPTLDLKGSPFDFGLTHGKAFRAAIRTYATERVALAGGAAWTGRELSRRAVLALADACLEAHGAYAPDLVTELEGMARATDLSLAELVVVGGFTDFIDTVAAGGGAGLETAAVDDCTAFLVPGARMADGAAAFGQTWDMHEDSTEHVVLLRGRPKDAPDFLAFTTAGALAMIGMNEAGLSVGINNLMGADGRPGVTWPFVVREMLKAEDLEGALAALARAPLAGGHNYLVLDASGAGANVEAMPTASHVTRLDGRAVAHTNHNLGANTKAVERPRDPASQASSEARLADAERLLDRDDLTVDDLKAVTRHTGTICYRGSAPKFVGTCGGVVTRPRTRELWAVKGLPSEGAYDRFAFEATPA comes from the coding sequence ATGTCGGTTCCTACCCTAGACCTGAAGGGGTCGCCCTTCGACTTCGGGCTGACCCACGGCAAGGCGTTCCGCGCGGCCATCCGCACGTACGCCACGGAGCGCGTGGCGCTCGCAGGCGGCGCGGCGTGGACCGGCCGCGAGCTGAGCAGGCGCGCCGTCCTAGCCCTGGCTGACGCCTGCCTCGAGGCGCACGGCGCTTACGCCCCCGACCTCGTGACCGAGCTGGAAGGCATGGCGCGGGCTACCGACCTCTCGCTCGCCGAGCTGGTCGTGGTCGGCGGCTTCACGGACTTCATCGACACGGTGGCGGCCGGCGGCGGCGCGGGCCTCGAGACGGCGGCCGTCGACGACTGCACGGCCTTCCTCGTGCCGGGCGCGCGCATGGCCGACGGCGCGGCGGCCTTCGGCCAGACCTGGGACATGCACGAGGACTCGACGGAGCACGTCGTGCTCCTGCGGGGCCGTCCGAAGGACGCCCCCGACTTCCTCGCGTTCACGACCGCCGGGGCGCTGGCGATGATCGGCATGAACGAGGCCGGCCTCTCGGTGGGCATCAACAACCTCATGGGCGCCGACGGACGTCCGGGCGTCACGTGGCCGTTCGTCGTGCGCGAGATGCTCAAGGCCGAGGACCTCGAGGGGGCGCTCGCGGCTCTGGCCAGGGCGCCGCTCGCTGGCGGGCACAACTACCTCGTGCTCGACGCCAGCGGGGCCGGCGCCAACGTCGAGGCGATGCCGACGGCGAGCCACGTCACGCGCCTCGACGGGCGGGCCGTGGCGCACACGAACCACAACCTTGGCGCGAACACCAAGGCGGTCGAGCGCCCCCGCGACCCGGCCTCCCAGGCCAGCTCCGAGGCGCGCCTTGCGGACGCCGAGCGGCTCCTCGATCGCGACGACCTGACGGTGGACGACCTCAAGGCCGTCACGCGGCACACGGGCACCATATGCTACCGGGGCTCGGCGCCCAAGTTCGTTGGCACGTGCGGCGGCGTGGTCACGCGGCCGCGCACGCGCGAGCTGTGGGCCGTGAAAGGCCTGCCGAGCGAGGGGGCCTACGACCGCTTCGCCTTCGAGGCGACGCCGGCGTGA
- a CDS encoding ABC transporter ATP-binding protein encodes MTPAPAVEIRNLVKEFIDPRTKSAVRAVNDIDLEIREGEFFAMLGPSGCGKTTTLRVIAGFEDPDSGELLLSGRSMRGIPSFHRPVNTVFQDYALFPHMTVIQNVMFGMRMARVPAAEARARAGEALEMVRLPNVERRKPLQLSGGQRQRVALARALVNRPSVLLLDEPLGALDLKLRRAMQFELKRLQQQVGITFVFVTHDQEEALTMADRIAVMNMGEVLQVGRPEDIYERPSGRFVADFIGETNFLPGVLEAKSGSEGRVRLADGTVLTGAVRDPDLVVGNGVALALRPEKLAVENVATDAPPDLLPGQSALPGRVIGATYLGTDARYQVEVAGGVTVVARVQNQQHGFSGMLAEGTPVRLSWATEHGSVLA; translated from the coding sequence ATGACGCCGGCGCCAGCTGTAGAGATCCGCAACCTGGTCAAGGAGTTCATCGACCCTCGGACCAAGTCCGCCGTGCGGGCCGTGAACGACATCGACCTCGAGATCCGCGAGGGCGAGTTCTTCGCCATGCTCGGCCCGTCCGGCTGTGGCAAGACCACTACGCTGCGCGTCATAGCCGGCTTCGAGGACCCCGACTCTGGCGAGTTGCTCCTGAGCGGCCGGTCCATGCGCGGCATCCCCTCGTTCCACCGGCCGGTCAACACGGTGTTCCAGGACTACGCCCTCTTCCCCCACATGACCGTCATCCAGAACGTCATGTTCGGCATGCGCATGGCGCGCGTGCCAGCGGCCGAGGCCCGCGCGCGGGCCGGCGAGGCCCTCGAGATGGTGCGGCTCCCCAACGTGGAGCGGCGCAAACCCCTCCAGCTCTCCGGCGGCCAGCGCCAGCGGGTCGCGTTGGCGCGCGCCCTCGTCAACCGCCCGAGCGTCCTCCTGCTCGACGAGCCCCTTGGCGCCCTCGACCTCAAGCTGCGGCGCGCCATGCAGTTCGAGCTCAAGCGCTTGCAGCAGCAGGTCGGCATCACGTTCGTATTCGTCACCCACGACCAGGAGGAGGCGCTCACCATGGCGGACCGCATCGCGGTCATGAACATGGGCGAGGTGCTGCAGGTCGGCCGACCGGAGGACATCTACGAGCGTCCGTCCGGACGCTTCGTCGCGGACTTCATCGGCGAGACGAACTTCCTGCCCGGCGTGCTGGAGGCGAAGTCCGGCTCCGAGGGCCGCGTGCGGCTGGCCGACGGCACCGTCCTCACCGGAGCGGTGCGCGACCCGGACCTCGTCGTCGGCAACGGCGTGGCGCTAGCGCTGCGACCGGAGAAGCTCGCGGTCGAGAACGTCGCGACCGACGCTCCGCCCGACCTGTTGCCGGGCCAGTCGGCGCTGCCCGGTAGGGTCATCGGCGCCACGTACCTGGGCACGGACGCCCGCTACCAGGTCGAGGTGGCCGGCGGCGTCACCGTCGTGGCGCGCGTTCAGAACCAGCAGCACGGCTTCAGCGGCATGCTCGCGGAGGGGACCCCCGTGCGCCTGAGCTGGGCGACCGAGCACGGCTCGGTGCTCGCCTGA
- a CDS encoding spermidine/putrescine ABC transporter substrate-binding protein, which translates to MRRTIAACLVAVVVSAAAAQTDWTCPDGFAGQTLSVYNWATYVADDTISNFEAACGVRVIYDTYGSDEDMVVRLRQGNPGYDIVVPTNANVPTMIREGLLEKIDHGKLTNLGNLDATFMNLPFDPGNEYTVPYQWGTVGIGYNVDKVGEIASWADMFAYDGPVAWLQDTTAMLGMGLLMVGKDPNSESAADIDEAAQFLIDNGRNVIYIAQDDGQEILARGEADIVVEYSGDIFQVMDECGCDTYAYVIPEEGTNFWVDSLAIPKGAPNKALAEAFIDYILWPQVGADISNYTAFGTPNLAALDDGLIDEELAEDPAIYPSDETKARLFFAEQSEAREPLLNDAWDMVKIFVGR; encoded by the coding sequence ATGCGTAGAACCATCGCTGCCTGCCTAGTGGCCGTCGTCGTCTCGGCCGCCGCCGCTCAGACGGACTGGACCTGCCCGGACGGCTTCGCGGGCCAGACCCTGAGCGTCTACAACTGGGCCACGTACGTGGCCGACGACACCATCTCGAACTTCGAGGCCGCCTGCGGCGTGCGCGTCATCTACGACACGTACGGCTCCGACGAGGACATGGTCGTGCGCCTGCGCCAAGGGAACCCCGGCTACGACATCGTGGTGCCGACCAACGCCAACGTCCCGACCATGATCAGGGAAGGGCTCCTCGAGAAGATCGACCACGGCAAGCTCACGAACCTCGGCAACCTGGACGCCACGTTCATGAACCTGCCGTTCGACCCGGGCAACGAGTACACGGTCCCGTACCAGTGGGGCACCGTCGGCATCGGCTACAACGTCGACAAGGTCGGCGAGATCGCCTCGTGGGCAGACATGTTCGCTTACGACGGCCCGGTAGCCTGGCTGCAGGACACCACCGCGATGCTCGGCATGGGCCTGCTGATGGTCGGCAAGGACCCCAACAGCGAGAGCGCCGCCGACATCGACGAGGCCGCGCAGTTCCTGATCGACAACGGCCGCAACGTCATCTACATCGCCCAGGACGATGGCCAGGAGATCCTCGCGCGCGGCGAGGCCGACATCGTGGTCGAGTACTCCGGCGACATCTTCCAGGTCATGGACGAGTGCGGGTGCGACACCTACGCCTACGTCATCCCGGAGGAGGGCACGAACTTCTGGGTCGACAGCCTCGCCATCCCCAAGGGCGCTCCGAACAAAGCCCTCGCCGAGGCGTTCATCGACTACATCCTCTGGCCGCAGGTCGGCGCCGACATCTCTAACTACACGGCCTTCGGGACCCCGAACCTGGCCGCCCTCGACGACGGCCTCATCGACGAGGAGCTCGCCGAGGACCCGGCCATCTACCCGAGCGACGAGACGAAGGCGCGTCTCTTCTTCGCCGAGCAGTCCGAGGCCCGCGAGCCGCTCCTCAACGACGCCTGGGACATGGTCAAGATCTTCGTCGGGCGCTAG